The following coding sequences are from one Eucalyptus grandis isolate ANBG69807.140 chromosome 11, ASM1654582v1, whole genome shotgun sequence window:
- the LOC108955426 gene encoding uncharacterized protein LOC108955426 has protein sequence MTQQVQQFAMVQGNITQLLGPEKSAGFIANLLFFISVGSNDIPDHHQYNRTTVSLPQLMAAMQSNFTVQLTVDIELTRVGPFRLTSLQSSLCRRKELIQLGSLEIRHHRCPSARVPPCSVGRELDEERVGLLDRAERLGSGLLFGLSPTAKSELTAPRDDILTRKCILHDLYHVEGPLLLWHQEH, from the exons ATGACGCAGCAAGTGCAGCAGTTCGCGATGGTTCAAGGCAACATCACGCAGCTGCTGGGTCCAGAGAAAAGCGCCGGGTTCATAGCCAATTTGCTCTTCTTCATCAGCGTCGGAAGCAACGATATCCCGGACCACCACCAGTACAACCGGACCACTGTGTCCCTGCCGCAGCTGATGGCGGCCATGCAGTCTAACTTCACTGTGCAGTTAACTGTAGATATCGAATTAACTCGTGTTGGTCCTTTCCGATTAACTTCTCTTCAATCGAGCTTATGCAGGCGCAAGG AACTTATACAACTTGGGAGCTTGGAAATTCGGCATCATCGGTGTCCCTCTGCTCGGGTGCCACCCTGCAGCGTGGGTCGAGAACTTGATGAAGAGCGGGTCGGGTTGCTTGATAGAGCTGAACGATTAGGCTCAGGCCTTCTATTCGGTCTCAGCCCTACTGCCAAATCTGAGCTCACAGCTCCAAGGGATGATATACTCACTCGGAAATGCATATTACATGACCTCTACCATGTTGAAGGACCCCTCCTCCTTTG GCATCAAGAACATTGA